The stretch of DNA ACACTGATTGCAACTACGATTCTGTATGCTTTAAGCAAGTGGTCTCTGGTAATGATTAATCGCGGAAAAGGCTTGGTCAAGAGTGAATTAAACGAGTTGCGCGATGTCTGCGATACGAGCAAAGCCGTACGCGCTAACAGTCCAATACAGGGATGATGATTTCAAGAATCGCGCTAACTGCTACTGTAAAAACCTGCTAAAAGTATTTTCCAAAGGGTCAGGGTTTTGCTGAACGAGTCAATTAAATAATCGACTCATCCAAACGTTTTGCCTGAGACCGTTGAGAAGCACTACGCCAAACTTCAGTTACCACATTTTCTAATACCTCTCCATCTGCAAGTAGCATCCGAGAAATCATGCTAATTTCTCCGAATGACCAAAACAGACCCGCTTCTAAAAGATAAGGTTCGCCGGTTTCTTCATGAACGCGAAAATCAAATAGGGAATAATCGCGACAGCCTAGGGCGATATGGGCTTTTCTCGCTGCATCTGCGAGTTTCTCAAATAATTCTGGCGTAACTGCTGCCGGACATTGGGGTTTCGCAACAGGTTGGTCTGGTTGTTTTCCGGGCGTTCCATCGGCTTGTAGGTCATACTTATCCTGAGTGGTGCGAATAGTGTGGTCTTTAGGAAATAAGTATTCAATCATCGAGGGAACATATAATCCATTTCCGCGTTCAATCACACCCACACGCAGTTCTCGTCCGGGAATATAATCTTCGATGAGTAGGGTATCATCATAAGCAAAGCCTGTCTGTAACGCTGCTGCAA from Cyanobacteria bacterium GSL.Bin1 encodes:
- a CDS encoding D-alanine--D-alanine ligase; translated protein: AQQVRSGDTVTMEPPFIVKANSEDNSLGLTLVKTKDQIAAALQTGFAYDDTLLIEDYIPGRELRVGVIERGNGLYVPSMIEYLFPKDHTIRTTQDKYDLQADGTPGKQPDQPVAKPQCPAAVTPELFEKLADAARKAHIALGCRDYSLFDFRVHEETGEPYLLEAGLFWSFGEISMISRMLLADGEVLENVVTEVWRSASQRSQAKRLDESII